The following proteins are co-located in the Hevea brasiliensis isolate MT/VB/25A 57/8 chromosome 11, ASM3005281v1, whole genome shotgun sequence genome:
- the LOC110661562 gene encoding protein PGR: protein MDKFLIQPLIAVLISSLIAIGAYRRKSLDLSGAVTGFLVMTIHFAINYSFGAILLAFSFSSSEITKVGEEKKRRIDADFKEGGQRNWIQVLFNSGMSTVLAVVFWKLSGLQDKCLDTKESTVITSLIGGIIGHYSCSNGDTWSSELGVLSDAQPRLITTFKPVRKGTNGGVTMVGLVAAAAAGSVIGLTFVLFGFFTRSCEYDVALKQILVIPLAAMAGLCGSLIDSLLGATLQFSGFCTVRNKVVGKPGPTVKKISGLNFLDNNAVNLVSILLTSLLTSIACVYIF, encoded by the exons ATGGATAAATTCTTAATCCAACCACTAATCGCTGTGTTAATCTCTTCTTTAATCGCTATTGGAGCTTACAGGAGAAAATCTCTCGACTTGTCTGGTGCAGTTACCGGATTTCTTGTTATGACCATTCACTTCGCAATCAATTACAG TTTTGGAGCTATATTGCTTGCCTTCTCCTTCTCTTCATCGGAAATTACGAAGGTTGGGGAGGAGAAGAAGAGGCGCATTGATGCTGATTTCAAGGAGGGCGGACAAAGAAATTG GATACAAGTTCTGTTTAATAGTGGTATGTCTACAGTTTTGGCTGTGGTTTTTTGGAAGCTAAGTGGATTGCAGGACAAGTGCTTGGACACAAAAGAATCAACTGTTATCACATCTTTAATTGGTGGTATTATTGGCCATTATTCTTGTTCCAATGGAGACACTTGGTCTTCAGAGCTCGGGGTGCTTAGTGATGCACAGCCTCGTTTGATCACAACCTTTAAG CCTGTTCGGAAGGGTACAAATGGTGGGGTAACAATGGTAGGACTTGTAGCAGCTGCAGCAGCAGGAAGTGTTATTGGACTCACATTTGTTCTCTTTGGATTTTTCACAAGAAGCTGTGAATATGATGTAGCTCTGAAGCAGATCTTGGTCATACCCCTAGCTGCAATGGCAGGATTATGTGGGAGTCTTATAGATTCGCTATTGGGAGCTACGCTGCAATTCAGCGGATTCTGCACTGTTCGTAATAAA GTTGTTGGAAAACCAGGACCAACAGTGAAGAAAATTTCGGGGCTTAACTTTCTTGACAACAATGCTGTGAATCTTGTTTCGATACTGTTGACCTCATTGCTGACTTCCATTGCGTGTGTATACATTTTCTAA